From the Leucobacter tenebrionis genome, one window contains:
- a CDS encoding DHA2 family efflux MFS transporter permease subunit, which produces MSQPSQQAPQTGLLTGRAKNLALAGLFLANFVSMLAMNVVGTSMPIIIADIGGTQAAFTWVVTATMLASAISTPIWGKLADLTSKKVLLQVALIVFILASAFAGFAQDPTWLIACRVFQGIGVGGLGALAQIVLAEIISPLERGKYMGILGAIMAVATVGGPLLGGLLTDTVGWRWNFYVAAPIAIVAIIMLQRTLHLPTRKQKVKIDYWGTALISLGFSSLLIWVTLAGSNFDWWSWQTAAMVGGGLVALVIAVFVELKVEEPLIPMTLFTNRTFTLASIASIAVGLAMMGTAVFLGQYMQLARGRSVIESSLLTLPMMAGVLLSSTIVGQIITRTGKWKRYMVAGAVALLAGLVMMGQLRYDTTYWYVGVSMAVLGAGVGMTMQNLVLVVQNTVNPAEMGTSTSAVTFFRTIGGTAGISVMGAILAHEVADYFKEGFTKLGALMQQNPDPAVIADLQKFQESNAIPKIADLSAPVREVVESSYGHAIGNIFLAAAPVAIVALIAIIFLPNIPLSNKSNAERISELSQREKAAPSDAGSTAGAELFGDAVRVATGSIPVITSEGGGRDGDDGPSTAR; this is translated from the coding sequence ATGTCACAGCCCTCCCAGCAAGCCCCCCAGACGGGGCTGCTCACCGGCCGAGCGAAGAACCTCGCGCTCGCCGGGCTCTTCCTCGCCAACTTCGTCTCCATGCTCGCCATGAACGTCGTCGGCACCTCGATGCCGATCATCATCGCCGACATCGGCGGCACGCAGGCCGCCTTCACCTGGGTGGTCACCGCGACGATGCTCGCGAGCGCGATCTCGACCCCGATCTGGGGCAAGCTCGCCGACCTGACCAGCAAGAAGGTGCTGCTGCAGGTCGCCCTCATCGTCTTCATCCTCGCCTCGGCGTTCGCCGGCTTCGCGCAGGATCCGACGTGGCTCATCGCCTGCCGCGTCTTCCAGGGCATCGGCGTCGGCGGCCTGGGCGCGCTCGCCCAGATCGTGCTCGCCGAGATCATCAGCCCGCTCGAGCGCGGCAAGTACATGGGCATCCTCGGCGCCATCATGGCCGTCGCGACCGTGGGCGGCCCGCTGCTCGGCGGCCTCCTCACCGACACCGTCGGCTGGCGCTGGAACTTCTACGTCGCGGCCCCCATCGCCATCGTCGCGATCATCATGCTGCAGCGCACGCTGCACCTGCCCACCCGCAAGCAGAAGGTCAAGATCGACTACTGGGGCACTGCGCTCATCTCGCTCGGCTTCTCGAGCCTGCTCATCTGGGTGACCCTCGCCGGTTCCAACTTCGACTGGTGGTCGTGGCAGACGGCGGCGATGGTCGGCGGCGGGCTCGTCGCCCTCGTGATCGCCGTGTTCGTCGAGCTCAAGGTCGAGGAGCCGCTCATCCCGATGACGCTCTTCACGAACCGCACCTTCACCCTCGCGTCGATCGCGTCGATCGCGGTGGGCCTCGCGATGATGGGCACCGCGGTCTTCCTCGGCCAGTACATGCAGCTCGCGCGCGGTCGCTCGGTCATCGAGTCGAGCCTGCTGACGCTGCCGATGATGGCGGGCGTGCTGCTCTCCTCGACGATCGTGGGCCAGATCATCACCCGCACCGGCAAGTGGAAGCGCTACATGGTCGCGGGCGCCGTCGCGCTGCTCGCGGGCCTGGTCATGATGGGTCAGCTGCGGTACGACACGACCTACTGGTACGTAGGGGTGTCGATGGCGGTGCTCGGCGCGGGCGTCGGCATGACGATGCAGAACCTCGTGCTCGTGGTGCAGAACACGGTCAATCCGGCCGAGATGGGCACCTCCACCTCGGCGGTCACGTTCTTCCGCACGATCGGCGGCACCGCGGGTATCTCGGTGATGGGTGCGATCCTCGCCCACGAGGTCGCCGACTACTTCAAGGAGGGCTTCACCAAGCTCGGCGCCCTCATGCAGCAGAACCCGGATCCCGCGGTGATCGCCGATCTGCAGAAGTTCCAGGAGAGCAACGCGATCCCGAAGATCGCCGACCTGTCGGCGCCCGTGCGCGAGGTCGTCGAGTCGTCGTACGGCCACGCGATCGGCAACATCTTCCTGGCCGCGGCCCCGGTGGCGATCGTCGCGCTCATCGCGATCATCTTCCTGCCCAACATCCCGCTGAGCAACAAGAGCAACGCGGAGCGCATCTCCGAGCTGAGCCAGCGCGAGAAGGCCGCCCCGTCCGACGCGGGCAGCACGGCCGGGGCCGAGCTCTTCGGCGACGCGGTGCGGGTCGCCACCGGATCGATCCCCGTCATCACCTCCGAGGGCGGCGGGCGAGACGGCGACGACGGCCCCTCGACGGCCCGCTAG
- a CDS encoding MarR family winged helix-turn-helix transcriptional regulator encodes MEVQNGRPAHGHKHAHEHAHAPGAGAAASPRDERVSQIISEFSEVFAFARSHWASYAQEVDSELKGVGMIVLQLVFRKGPVTATALSQMLDMDKAVVSRQIAKLRELGLVEAEASPEDRRVILLTATAHAGELLERIRRQWAHAYHERFADWSAEDLEQLRAGLHRFNASAHDIRIDGPAGRCTRGHGSED; translated from the coding sequence ATGGAGGTTCAGAACGGCCGCCCCGCGCACGGGCACAAGCACGCGCACGAGCACGCGCATGCGCCCGGTGCGGGGGCGGCCGCCTCACCGAGGGACGAGCGGGTCTCGCAGATCATCTCGGAGTTCTCGGAGGTATTCGCCTTCGCCCGCAGCCACTGGGCGAGTTACGCCCAGGAGGTCGACAGCGAGCTCAAGGGCGTCGGCATGATCGTGCTGCAGCTGGTGTTCAGGAAGGGGCCGGTCACGGCGACCGCCCTCAGCCAGATGCTCGACATGGACAAGGCCGTGGTGAGCCGGCAGATCGCGAAGCTGCGCGAACTCGGGCTCGTCGAGGCGGAAGCGTCGCCCGAGGATCGCCGCGTGATCCTGCTCACCGCGACGGCCCATGCCGGTGAACTGCTCGAGCGCATCCGTCGCCAGTGGGCCCACGCCTACCACGAGCGGTTCGCCGACTGGAGCGCCGAGGATCTCGAGCAGCTGCGCGCCGGCCTGCACCGCTTCAACGCCTCTGCTCACGACATCAGGATCGACGGCCCCGCCGGCCGCTGCACGCGCGGTCACGGCTCGGAGGACTGA